The Imtechella halotolerans DNA window CTAAAGAAGAAAAACATCGTATTTTAATAGCTCATGGTTTTCATAAAGAGATAGTAATTCAAGACTTTCCATTGCGAGGTAAGACAGTCTTTCTCCATATCAAGCGTCGTCGTTGGCTTGACAAGAGCACTAATGAAATAGTACAAAGAGATTGGGATCTGGTAGCACAGGGAACGCGGATGACCGTCGAGTTCGCTGCTTTTTTAAAAGTACTTGGTCAATACTAAG harbors:
- a CDS encoding ISAon1 family transposase N-terminal region protein, producing MELSLDLLKFILPEVLLTHFDLVSHKTEDGTLHLYFEEKKDTPKEEKHRILIAHGFHKEIVIQDFPLRGKTVFLHIKRRRWLDKSTNEIVQRDWDLVAQGTRMTVEFAAFLKVLGQY